From a single Thermococcus sp. LS1 genomic region:
- a CDS encoding energy-coupling factor ABC transporter ATP-binding protein, with the protein MIEVKNLWHIYENGKEALKGIDFKMGEEVVALVGPNGSGKTTLAKHLNGLLKPTKGEVIVDGMNTLEHTVAELSRVVGYVFQNPEHMFFEETVFKEVAFGPKNLGLSEEEVEERVRWALRAVNLEGYEERTPYSLSGGEKQRLAIACVLAMKPKYLILDEPTTGLDARSSESVVNVIRKLRGEGHGILLITHDMELVLELAERVMLLNDGRKAFDGSVEEFFSLNLHDYGLEKPELLRISEKIGAGFVRSVSELIEALAGGSR; encoded by the coding sequence ATGATTGAAGTTAAAAATCTTTGGCATATCTACGAGAACGGAAAGGAAGCACTGAAGGGCATAGACTTCAAGATGGGCGAGGAGGTAGTGGCCCTAGTCGGCCCCAACGGCTCCGGAAAGACAACTCTGGCCAAACACCTGAACGGTCTGCTCAAGCCGACAAAAGGGGAAGTCATCGTTGACGGCATGAACACCTTGGAGCACACGGTCGCGGAGCTTTCACGCGTTGTAGGCTACGTCTTCCAGAATCCGGAGCACATGTTCTTCGAGGAAACCGTTTTTAAGGAGGTCGCCTTTGGACCAAAGAACCTCGGGCTGAGCGAGGAAGAGGTAGAGGAACGTGTGAGATGGGCTTTAAGGGCGGTTAACCTGGAGGGTTACGAGGAGAGAACGCCCTACTCTCTGAGCGGCGGTGAGAAGCAACGCCTGGCTATAGCCTGCGTTCTGGCGATGAAGCCGAAGTACCTCATCCTCGACGAGCCGACGACCGGTCTGGACGCGAGAAGCTCGGAGAGCGTCGTCAACGTGATAAGGAAGCTCAGGGGAGAGGGCCATGGAATTCTGCTCATAACCCACGACATGGAGCTCGTTCTTGAGCTTGCCGAGAGAGTGATGCTTCTTAATGATGGAAGGAAGGCTTTCGATGGTTCAGTAGAGGAGTTCTTCTCTCTTAACCTGCACGACTACGGCCTTGAAAAGCCTGAACTTCTAAGGATCAGCGAAAAGATTGGAGCAGGATTTGTGAGAAGTGTGAGCGAGCTGATAGAGGCTCTGGCAGGTGGTTCTCGATGA
- a CDS encoding TIGR00288 family NYN domain-containing protein: MSGSNWEKIVSITKEGMRSIGMMRRKISRGKRIALLIDGPNILRKEFGVKLEDIVEALEGIGDLRVAKVILNQYAPQGLIEAVSNQGFEAVVVSGETGVKLAVEAMREIYNPNIDVIALATRNAEFLPVILKAKEKGKETIVIGIEPGFSAALKHAADYTIILTPKGEGE; this comes from the coding sequence ATGTCAGGCAGCAACTGGGAGAAGATAGTATCGATAACAAAGGAGGGAATGCGGAGTATCGGAATGATGCGGCGGAAGATAAGCAGGGGCAAGAGGATAGCGCTGCTCATTGACGGTCCAAACATTCTCCGAAAGGAGTTCGGAGTAAAACTGGAGGACATAGTGGAAGCCCTGGAGGGCATCGGCGACCTCAGGGTTGCTAAAGTCATACTCAACCAGTACGCTCCTCAGGGTTTAATTGAGGCCGTCTCCAACCAGGGATTTGAGGCAGTTGTAGTTTCCGGCGAGACTGGAGTAAAGCTCGCAGTCGAGGCCATGAGGGAGATATACAACCCGAACATCGACGTCATAGCTTTGGCGACGAGAAACGCGGAGTTTCTGCCGGTTATCCTCAAGGCAAAGGAGAAGGGCAAGGAGACGATAGTCATAGGCATAGAGCCCGGATTCAGTGCGGCCCTTAAACATGCCGCCGATTACACGATAATCCTGACACCCAAGGGTGAGGGAGAATGA
- a CDS encoding tRNA(Met) cytidine acetyltransferase TmcA, with translation MTVKVRFDKEVRDYTKGEKVKDSVLKLTETALAQALEKFHRRMIVIEGDSLRKAELAGILAGASAKVLSEIIDELKEKRLRDESEDKIEVLYATDALGEETFGRKRYESFRKHFDVLAGSNVNVKAVTFKHTRDILGRTYDLLVLDLSYDYSPNDLGRIIETVRGGGLIFVLAHPFEKWKNMWTGFHKSLVTPPYTIDDVKKRFNRRLIRKFTEHDGIYIITENGKARKKPKRNKSQAKIKGRKGVDIPEETIFPRELYEMALTEGQVEVLKAFEELVENEGMVVLTADRGRGKSVSVGIAAIGLALALKKRTRIVVTAPEPENVQSLFRFAKRALERLGFKPHVVEEKGLIKELYARKIGLRYYPPTEGYRKSADLYILDEAAGIHVPILHKYLNKPRVVYSSTIHGYEGAGRGFSVKFLKKAREKREFKELHMDEPIRYAEGDPIEKWLFDVLLLDAEPVELTDEDYELIKKKEVYFEEPDLDDWFENDREDLRNFVGIYILAHYRNRPSDVALLADAPHHEARVLRLKNGKIVTAIQIAKEGNIPKKVIDKMAKGYKPRGNIIPDMMVKHHYLKEFAKLKGYRIVRIATHPDAMDMGLGSKALELLEKEARKKGLDWIGSGFGASEELVRFWVRNGFAVVHLSPARNPVSGEFTAIVLKPLSEKAKKLIKKANDEFRIRLTEWLGDTHRDLEPEIARWLFESPFGEAVDYPIHLTDIQRKRLDAFTGKVLTYDTVVDAVKPIVKLYFLDGWMKPYLDERQIKLLIYRVLQAHSWEETAKLIDRTETFTMIEVRDIIRGLWYYYKRLL, from the coding sequence GTGACCGTCAAGGTCCGCTTTGACAAGGAAGTGAGAGACTACACCAAGGGCGAGAAGGTTAAGGATTCCGTTCTCAAGCTCACCGAGACGGCCCTTGCTCAAGCTTTGGAGAAGTTCCACCGGAGAATGATTGTCATCGAAGGAGACAGCCTGAGGAAGGCTGAACTGGCTGGAATCCTCGCGGGAGCCTCTGCAAAGGTTCTAAGCGAGATAATCGACGAGCTGAAGGAGAAGAGGCTCCGCGACGAGAGCGAGGATAAAATCGAGGTTCTCTACGCCACCGATGCCCTTGGAGAGGAAACCTTCGGAAGGAAGCGCTACGAGTCTTTTAGAAAGCACTTCGACGTTCTGGCCGGTTCTAATGTTAACGTTAAAGCCGTTACATTCAAGCACACCCGGGACATACTCGGAAGAACCTACGACCTCCTCGTTCTTGACCTCAGCTACGACTACTCCCCCAACGACCTCGGAAGGATAATCGAGACGGTCAGGGGAGGCGGCCTAATATTCGTGCTGGCTCACCCATTCGAGAAGTGGAAGAACATGTGGACGGGCTTCCACAAGAGCCTCGTTACTCCTCCATATACTATCGACGACGTCAAGAAGCGCTTCAACAGGCGTCTAATCAGAAAGTTCACGGAGCACGATGGCATCTACATAATCACCGAGAACGGGAAGGCCAGGAAGAAGCCCAAACGGAACAAGAGCCAGGCCAAGATAAAGGGCAGAAAGGGCGTTGATATTCCCGAGGAGACTATCTTCCCGCGCGAGCTCTACGAGATGGCCTTGACTGAGGGTCAGGTTGAAGTCCTGAAGGCTTTCGAAGAGCTCGTTGAGAACGAGGGTATGGTCGTTCTCACCGCCGACAGGGGCAGGGGTAAGAGCGTCTCCGTTGGAATAGCGGCGATAGGTCTTGCCCTGGCACTTAAGAAGCGCACAAGGATAGTAGTCACCGCTCCCGAGCCAGAGAACGTGCAGAGCCTCTTCCGCTTCGCCAAAAGGGCCCTTGAGAGACTCGGCTTCAAGCCCCACGTCGTTGAGGAGAAGGGTCTGATAAAGGAGCTCTACGCGAGGAAGATAGGCCTGCGCTATTATCCGCCGACCGAAGGCTACAGAAAGAGCGCCGACCTCTACATCCTCGACGAGGCCGCTGGAATCCACGTGCCTATACTCCACAAGTACCTGAACAAGCCGCGCGTAGTTTATTCCTCCACGATTCACGGCTATGAAGGTGCAGGTAGGGGCTTCTCAGTCAAGTTCCTCAAGAAAGCCCGCGAAAAGAGGGAATTCAAGGAGCTCCACATGGATGAGCCGATACGTTACGCCGAGGGCGATCCTATAGAGAAGTGGCTCTTCGACGTTCTGCTCCTTGATGCCGAGCCAGTCGAGCTTACCGACGAGGATTACGAGCTGATAAAGAAGAAAGAGGTTTACTTCGAGGAGCCCGACTTGGACGACTGGTTCGAGAACGACAGGGAGGACCTCAGGAACTTCGTTGGAATCTACATCCTTGCCCACTACCGCAACAGGCCGAGCGATGTAGCTTTACTTGCCGATGCCCCACACCACGAGGCCCGCGTTCTCCGCCTGAAGAACGGAAAGATAGTCACGGCGATACAGATAGCCAAAGAGGGCAACATCCCGAAGAAGGTTATAGACAAGATGGCAAAGGGCTACAAGCCCCGTGGGAACATAATCCCGGACATGATGGTCAAGCACCACTATTTGAAGGAGTTCGCCAAGCTGAAAGGCTACAGGATAGTTAGAATCGCCACTCACCCAGATGCGATGGACATGGGGCTTGGAAGCAAGGCCCTTGAGTTGCTCGAAAAGGAGGCGAGAAAGAAGGGCCTCGACTGGATAGGTTCGGGCTTTGGAGCGAGCGAAGAGCTCGTCCGCTTCTGGGTTAGGAACGGCTTTGCGGTGGTCCACCTCAGCCCTGCCAGAAACCCCGTCAGCGGTGAATTCACGGCGATAGTCCTTAAGCCCCTCAGTGAGAAGGCCAAGAAGCTCATAAAGAAGGCCAACGACGAGTTCCGCATAAGGCTCACCGAGTGGCTGGGCGACACCCACCGCGACCTCGAACCAGAGATAGCCCGCTGGCTCTTTGAGAGTCCCTTTGGAGAGGCTGTTGACTATCCCATACACCTGACCGACATCCAGAGGAAGCGTCTCGACGCCTTCACGGGCAAGGTGCTCACCTACGATACCGTCGTCGATGCAGTTAAGCCCATCGTCAAGCTCTACTTCCTCGACGGCTGGATGAAGCCCTACCTCGACGAGCGCCAGATTAAGCTCCTCATCTACCGCGTCCTGCAGGCCCACAGCTGGGAAGAGACTGCCAAGCTCATTGACAGGACCGAGACCTTCACCATGATAGAGGTGCGCGACATAATCAGGGGGCTCTGGTACTACTACAAGCGGCTCCTGTGA
- a CDS encoding energy-coupling factor transporter transmembrane protein EcfT yields MMYSFYVERDSFLHRLDPRVKIIGTVVGIAVIMLFNDPTFLVPLFFVTLLYGRLLGKVEIKEQLRLLKPLFPIVIITIIVWPLIYKPRLVGLLFGLSFAFRLLTFGLLTFILLMTTQQRELILGFVRLGMPYEFGLTISIALRYIPTLYLLTRNIMDAQMARGWEMEKGNFIVRTKRMTAVLIPLLVASLKTAHELSIALESRALGASKKRTSLYDIKMSGKDYAATFVIVLLFALALYVRYGLGLGHVRIYG; encoded by the coding sequence ATGATGTACTCGTTCTACGTCGAGCGCGACTCTTTCCTTCACCGCCTCGATCCGCGCGTTAAGATAATCGGCACGGTAGTAGGGATAGCTGTTATAATGCTCTTCAACGATCCCACCTTTCTCGTCCCGCTGTTCTTTGTTACCCTCCTCTACGGCCGCCTGCTGGGAAAGGTTGAGATAAAAGAACAGCTCCGTCTTCTGAAACCTCTCTTTCCTATAGTTATCATAACCATAATAGTCTGGCCGCTGATTTACAAGCCGCGGCTGGTGGGACTCCTCTTCGGTCTCTCATTTGCCTTCAGGCTGCTTACCTTCGGTTTGCTGACCTTCATCCTGCTCATGACGACCCAGCAGAGGGAGCTCATTCTGGGCTTCGTCAGGCTCGGCATGCCCTACGAGTTCGGGCTGACAATTTCAATAGCACTCCGCTACATCCCGACGCTGTACCTCCTCACGAGGAACATCATGGACGCCCAAATGGCACGCGGCTGGGAAATGGAGAAGGGCAACTTCATCGTCAGGACGAAGAGAATGACTGCCGTCCTGATTCCACTTCTGGTCGCTTCGCTCAAGACCGCCCACGAGCTGAGCATAGCCCTTGAGAGCCGCGCTCTGGGTGCGAGTAAGAAGAGAACGTCCCTCTACGACATCAAGATGAGTGGGAAAGACTACGCGGCAACTTTTGTCATCGTTCTCCTCTTCGCGCTGGCACTCTACGTTAGATACGGCCTTGGCCTCGGCCACGTGAGGATATACGGCTAA
- a CDS encoding pyrolysin encodes MKKLLSAAISLLILFSMMGAFDPGMVSAKPISDYNVLILKSVDAWNSPAVENTLTDMGVPYDVMTSGKLKNKTAQELIETYDMIIIVSDQPQAFYDDLGTQMDKLEEYVRAGRTLEIHAANWGWHGGVWTTPLPGGAEIVQGYSSYDYLIANGTTLVSSYASHGYFINLPANAEIITVQAPSGNPDYNKPSTAIYSLGSGKVFVTGLTIEYSVARKGPEWEAFFREMLMNNLGYSQFVPVAPVIVIRGIDFMTFNFYYYIQYKRALEKFNTMYMEAVAGGMDNETLGLAMTQNDTAAAYYANASRYGPVVANFPRVYIFIDLRKAALHQKQAVGILKEAMEDW; translated from the coding sequence ATGAAAAAACTCTTAAGCGCAGCGATATCGCTGCTTATTCTGTTTAGTATGATGGGCGCCTTCGACCCAGGCATGGTTTCTGCAAAGCCCATTAGCGATTACAACGTACTGATCCTGAAAAGCGTCGATGCCTGGAATTCACCTGCAGTGGAGAACACGCTCACGGATATGGGGGTACCTTACGACGTTATGACCTCAGGAAAGCTGAAGAACAAAACTGCCCAAGAGCTAATAGAGACCTATGATATGATAATCATTGTCAGCGACCAGCCGCAGGCATTCTACGACGACCTCGGCACTCAGATGGACAAGCTCGAGGAGTATGTGAGGGCCGGAAGAACCCTCGAGATACATGCCGCCAACTGGGGATGGCACGGAGGGGTATGGACAACACCCCTACCCGGAGGAGCGGAGATAGTGCAGGGTTACTCAAGCTACGATTATCTGATAGCCAACGGCACGACGCTGGTGAGCAGCTACGCGAGCCACGGCTACTTCATCAACCTGCCAGCTAACGCGGAGATAATTACAGTTCAGGCACCCTCGGGAAACCCTGATTACAACAAACCGAGCACAGCGATCTATTCGCTGGGAAGCGGCAAGGTTTTCGTGACCGGACTGACTATAGAGTACAGCGTCGCAAGGAAAGGTCCGGAGTGGGAGGCATTCTTCAGGGAGATGCTCATGAACAACTTGGGCTACTCCCAATTTGTGCCAGTTGCTCCGGTTATTGTCATTAGAGGAATAGACTTCATGACATTCAACTTCTACTACTACATCCAGTACAAGCGGGCGCTTGAGAAGTTCAACACGATGTACATGGAGGCCGTGGCCGGAGGGATGGACAACGAAACGCTCGGGCTTGCTATGACTCAGAACGACACCGCAGCAGCTTACTATGCGAACGCAAGTAGATACGGTCCTGTTGTTGCAAACTTCCCCAGAGTTTACATCTTCATAGACTTAAGGAAGGCCGCACTGCACCAGAAGCAGGCAGTTGGAATATTAAAAGAAGCAATGGAAGATTGGTGA
- a CDS encoding calcium/sodium antiporter — MVVEIVTFIVGLALLIKGSDFFVEAASRVAKGFGVSEFIIALVLASIATTLPEVTVSALAAYGGNSGIALGNAIGSALANIALILGVSSLILPLTVEETAWKNSLFMVAVTAYAGLLMYDGTISRLDGASLILIYFGFLYYLYKKHMTIEEMNAERGNPKRDVLIMLGSGLVVVIGARLVVDSAVTLARAFGVPEVVIGLTLVSIGTSLPELTNSLMATLKKLPNISVGNIIGANILDVLMVIGIASVIRPITVDPGIFSSTLPLTIGVMILLTLALRLTGRISRATGAIFLMIYSVFLYFQFLG, encoded by the coding sequence GTGGTAGTTGAAATAGTTACGTTCATCGTGGGACTCGCCCTTCTAATCAAGGGGAGCGATTTCTTCGTTGAGGCTGCCTCTAGGGTGGCCAAGGGCTTTGGGGTGAGCGAGTTCATCATAGCGCTCGTTCTGGCAAGCATAGCGACGACCCTGCCAGAGGTCACAGTTTCGGCCCTTGCAGCGTACGGTGGAAACAGCGGCATCGCCCTCGGAAACGCCATCGGAAGCGCGCTGGCGAACATCGCGTTGATATTGGGTGTATCCTCTCTCATCCTTCCGCTCACCGTCGAGGAAACGGCTTGGAAGAACTCCCTCTTTATGGTCGCCGTCACGGCCTACGCGGGCCTCCTCATGTACGACGGCACGATAAGCAGGCTCGATGGCGCAAGCCTGATACTCATCTACTTTGGCTTCCTTTACTACCTCTACAAGAAGCACATGACCATTGAGGAAATGAACGCCGAGCGCGGTAATCCTAAGAGGGATGTCCTCATAATGCTCGGCAGCGGTCTCGTGGTGGTCATCGGTGCGAGGCTGGTCGTCGACAGCGCGGTAACTCTCGCGAGGGCTTTCGGGGTTCCGGAGGTCGTGATAGGCCTCACCCTAGTCTCGATAGGCACCTCTCTGCCGGAGCTCACTAACTCCCTCATGGCAACGCTCAAGAAGCTTCCCAACATCAGCGTCGGCAACATCATCGGCGCCAACATACTCGATGTCCTCATGGTCATCGGCATAGCCTCGGTGATAAGGCCGATAACCGTCGATCCGGGAATCTTCTCGTCAACGCTGCCGCTCACAATCGGCGTCATGATCCTGCTCACGTTAGCGCTCCGCCTCACGGGAAGAATAAGCCGCGCGACGGGGGCCATCTTCCTTATGATATATTCGGTCTTTCTTTACTTCCAGTTCTTGGGATGA
- a CDS encoding molybdenum cofactor guanylyltransferase, with protein sequence MRAYILAYPEKRWENYTIPVNDEPVVKLTERRLLMSKRIDDVITIVRKDKLKLYSLHVLNPLPAKGRNKLEALLNAFPSGESIFLAEGNMPLIMPFLVNYLTGLFYENEPEALIPVWRDGTAEITHAVYESDALKDAIEAALAEGYKSLSRITEFLDYEPVSIEELAKRNPKVTLSFFKVRNQFDVRFAEETLRKL encoded by the coding sequence ATGAGAGCATACATCCTGGCCTACCCAGAGAAGCGCTGGGAGAACTACACGATACCAGTAAACGACGAGCCTGTGGTAAAGCTTACTGAAAGGCGGCTTCTGATGAGCAAGCGCATAGATGATGTAATAACCATCGTGAGGAAAGACAAGCTGAAGCTCTATTCCCTTCACGTCTTAAACCCCCTGCCGGCCAAAGGAAGGAACAAGCTCGAAGCCCTTCTAAACGCCTTTCCATCCGGAGAGTCAATATTTCTCGCCGAGGGCAACATGCCCCTCATAATGCCCTTCCTGGTGAATTACCTGACTGGTCTCTTCTATGAGAACGAACCCGAAGCCCTAATTCCGGTCTGGCGCGACGGGACTGCGGAGATAACGCACGCCGTTTATGAATCCGATGCGCTGAAGGATGCTATAGAAGCTGCATTGGCAGAGGGTTACAAAAGCCTGAGTAGAATAACGGAGTTCCTCGACTATGAGCCCGTCTCTATCGAGGAGCTTGCCAAGAGAAACCCGAAGGTTACGTTGAGCTTCTTTAAGGTGAGAAACCAGTTCGACGTCCGCTTTGCAGAGGAGACGCTGAGGAAGCTCTGA
- a CDS encoding TIGR00288 family NYN domain-containing protein translates to MRETLFKVLKRGEKEVEEKPPKPKSKKSIGLIIDGPNILRKEFGIKLEDIVEALERIGKIRVAKVVLNQYAPQGLIEAVVNQGLEPIIVAGDTDVRIAIEAMELIYNSDVEVIALATRDADFLPIINEAKRKGKETIVIGVEPGFSVALQNAADYVIKMEGKGNEGYGAK, encoded by the coding sequence ATGAGGGAGACTCTCTTCAAGGTCCTTAAGCGCGGTGAGAAGGAGGTCGAGGAGAAGCCCCCGAAGCCAAAGAGCAAGAAGAGCATAGGCCTGATTATCGATGGGCCCAACATCCTCAGGAAGGAGTTCGGCATAAAGCTGGAGGACATCGTCGAGGCCCTGGAAAGGATCGGCAAAATCCGCGTTGCAAAGGTTGTCCTCAACCAGTACGCACCCCAGGGGCTGATAGAGGCCGTGGTCAACCAGGGGCTTGAGCCGATTATAGTCGCCGGCGATACCGACGTGAGAATAGCTATAGAGGCCATGGAGCTCATATACAACTCCGACGTCGAGGTAATAGCCTTAGCGACCCGCGACGCGGATTTTCTGCCGATAATCAATGAGGCCAAGCGCAAGGGGAAGGAGACGATAGTTATTGGAGTTGAGCCCGGCTTTTCGGTGGCCCTCCAGAATGCTGCGGACTACGTCATCAAAATGGAGGGCAAGGGGAACGAGGGCTACGGAGCCAAATAG
- a CDS encoding biotin transporter BioY, producing the protein MRGREVAFAGLFAALTAVGAQISIPIGPVPITLQVLFVLLSGLVLGARLGLLSQLVYVVMGAIGLPVFANFHGGFTVIYGPTGGYIVAFPIAAYLAGLFTERLGRRGMLIGSILGVGVIYLLGWLRLGLFMGGDFEKAFLLGVTPFLPVDAVKAAVAVVIADRVRKAVEIG; encoded by the coding sequence ATGAGGGGCAGGGAGGTTGCCTTCGCTGGACTCTTCGCGGCTTTGACGGCTGTGGGTGCTCAAATAAGCATTCCGATAGGTCCTGTACCAATTACGTTACAGGTGCTATTTGTCCTCCTCAGCGGCCTCGTTCTCGGGGCGAGGCTCGGATTACTGAGCCAGCTGGTCTACGTTGTCATGGGAGCAATTGGTCTCCCGGTGTTCGCCAACTTCCATGGTGGCTTCACGGTCATCTACGGCCCGACTGGTGGCTACATAGTAGCGTTTCCCATAGCGGCCTATCTTGCCGGGCTGTTCACTGAAAGGCTTGGCAGAAGAGGAATGCTCATCGGCTCCATCCTGGGAGTTGGGGTTATATACCTCCTTGGCTGGCTGAGGCTCGGCCTATTCATGGGAGGGGACTTCGAAAAGGCCTTCCTCCTCGGCGTCACCCCATTCCTGCCAGTGGATGCAGTTAAAGCCGCTGTTGCCGTTGTGATAGCAGACAGGGTCAGAAAAGCGGTGGAAATAGGGTGA
- a CDS encoding S9 family peptidase, translating to MTKGLDIKDLGKFKLVGNIDAFGRKLVFQVTEISVEKDDYFSRLYLYDGRKVKPFTAGKKDSNPRFSPNGKLIAFTSKRDNESKEAELYIIPTDGGEARLLAKFKYGIKALRFTEDGSSIAVITPINIEKKPKDDVHVIKEIPYWFNGVGWVYGRRSVVYLVDIESGRKKRLTPKELDVGTIRFHKGKLYFTAQEDREKNPRVSDLYVLEGRKARKLTPGKWSVQDFIPLDDGTFILKANTLERGFATNTHIYHYNPETGELRKLTKDLDRAAYNSLNCDVRGPQRAELVFKDGWVYYVATDGPRANLFRVNLEGKIEKVIGGDRSVESFAIGDYIAFTAQDAVTPTELYIFRDGKEKKLTDFNGWIKDYKLSKPEHFKVKASDGVEIDAWIMKPVDFEPGKKYPAVLEIHGGPKTAYGYSFMHEFHVLTTKGFVVIFSNPRGSDGYGEEFADIREHYGERDYQDIMEVVDEAIKRFDFIDPERIGVTGGSYGGFMTNWIVGHTNRFKAAVTQRSISNWMSFFGTTDIGYFFAPDQIGGDPWNNLDGYWEKSPLKYAPNVETPLLIIHSMEDYRCWLPEALQFFTALRYLGKTVELAIFPGENHDLSRGGKPKHRVRRLELIAGWMERWLKE from the coding sequence ATGACCAAAGGATTGGATATTAAAGACCTCGGAAAGTTCAAGCTCGTCGGCAACATCGACGCTTTTGGCAGAAAGCTCGTCTTCCAGGTCACGGAGATAAGCGTTGAGAAGGACGACTACTTCTCAAGGCTCTACCTCTACGATGGCAGGAAAGTTAAGCCGTTCACGGCCGGAAAGAAGGACTCAAACCCGCGCTTTTCACCGAACGGAAAACTCATCGCATTCACCTCGAAGCGCGATAATGAGAGCAAGGAGGCAGAACTATACATAATCCCGACCGACGGCGGCGAGGCGAGGCTCCTAGCGAAGTTCAAGTATGGCATTAAGGCCCTCCGCTTTACAGAAGACGGCAGCTCAATAGCAGTTATAACGCCGATAAACATAGAGAAGAAGCCCAAAGATGACGTCCACGTCATCAAGGAGATTCCATACTGGTTCAACGGCGTCGGCTGGGTCTACGGGAGGAGGAGCGTTGTCTACCTCGTTGACATCGAGAGCGGCAGAAAGAAGCGCCTAACTCCCAAGGAACTCGACGTCGGGACGATACGTTTCCACAAAGGGAAGCTCTACTTCACCGCCCAGGAGGACAGGGAGAAGAACCCAAGGGTGAGCGACCTCTACGTCCTCGAAGGCAGGAAAGCAAGGAAGCTAACGCCCGGAAAGTGGAGCGTTCAGGACTTCATCCCGCTTGACGACGGGACGTTTATCCTCAAGGCCAACACCCTTGAAAGGGGCTTCGCCACGAACACGCACATCTATCATTACAATCCCGAGACGGGAGAGCTGAGAAAGCTCACAAAGGATCTCGACCGCGCCGCATATAACTCGCTCAACTGCGACGTTCGCGGACCCCAGAGGGCAGAGCTTGTCTTTAAGGACGGTTGGGTCTACTACGTCGCCACCGATGGCCCAAGGGCGAATCTCTTCAGGGTTAACCTCGAGGGGAAGATTGAGAAAGTCATCGGCGGTGACAGGAGCGTTGAGAGCTTCGCCATCGGTGATTACATAGCCTTCACCGCCCAGGATGCGGTAACTCCAACGGAGCTCTACATATTCAGGGACGGGAAGGAGAAGAAGCTAACCGACTTCAACGGCTGGATTAAGGACTACAAGCTCTCGAAGCCCGAGCACTTCAAAGTTAAGGCCAGTGACGGCGTTGAGATAGACGCATGGATAATGAAGCCCGTTGATTTTGAGCCTGGCAAAAAGTATCCAGCCGTGCTTGAAATCCACGGCGGACCAAAGACAGCTTACGGCTATTCCTTCATGCACGAGTTCCATGTTTTGACGACTAAGGGCTTCGTCGTGATCTTCAGCAACCCGAGGGGAAGCGACGGCTATGGTGAAGAGTTCGCGGACATTAGGGAACACTACGGAGAGCGCGATTATCAGGACATCATGGAGGTCGTTGACGAAGCCATAAAGCGCTTCGACTTCATCGATCCCGAGAGGATAGGTGTCACCGGCGGTTCCTACGGCGGCTTCATGACCAACTGGATAGTCGGCCACACAAATAGATTCAAGGCGGCAGTTACTCAGCGCTCCATCTCCAACTGGATGAGCTTCTTCGGAACGACGGACATCGGCTACTTCTTCGCCCCGGACCAGATAGGCGGCGACCCGTGGAATAACCTCGACGGCTACTGGGAGAAGAGCCCGCTGAAGTATGCTCCCAACGTTGAAACGCCGCTCCTCATAATCCACTCGATGGAGGACTACCGCTGCTGGCTCCCGGAGGCGCTCCAGTTCTTCACTGCGCTGAGGTACCTCGGCAAGACTGTGGAGCTCGCGATATTTCCGGGAGAGAACCACGACTTGAGCAGAGGTGGAAAGCCTAAGCACAGGGTTAGGAGGTTGGAGCTTATAGCAGGGTGGATGGAGAGGTGGCTTAAAGAGTAA